A genomic stretch from Pontivivens ytuae includes:
- a CDS encoding alkaline phosphatase family protein: MIILVVFDGLRRDMATDANTPTLARLLREGADFPDARSVFPTMTRVNSAAMASGCVPARTGIVANQFFDPAVFPDRLVHTGMIPDVEAAMRAYADRFVEPDSLGDILARHGKRLAVLTTASGGTTRMLNPRVATNGGLSLCLRDWESSRPRPEACAIHDRFGPPPGIDLPATALTERLGDIFVDYVLPEIAPDVAILWFGDPDYTFHYAGLGSPRSITAMQAVDAQLARIVEAAPDSRIVVASDHGHVNTAEHLAAEDHLRAAGFDLAPTAVGPSGAALQVGGASGDIADLAAFLQEQDWCGAIFTKDALAGTFDRALILNDHPRTPDLLYTLASTDAPGPHGIPGTTRFVGSELKEKGSTHGGLHRFETNTVLGLHGPGIRQTTSDLPCGVIDVAPTILHLLGLDAPEMSGRVLTEAFGQSPADPEDETFASRAGTLHRRRIGRHIYLREFRPA, from the coding sequence ATGATCATCCTCGTCGTCTTCGACGGTCTGCGCCGGGACATGGCGACCGACGCCAACACGCCGACCCTCGCCCGCCTGTTGCGCGAAGGGGCCGATTTCCCGGATGCCCGCTCCGTCTTCCCGACGATGACGCGGGTCAATTCGGCGGCCATGGCGTCGGGCTGCGTGCCGGCGCGGACAGGGATCGTGGCGAACCAGTTCTTCGACCCCGCCGTCTTCCCCGACCGGCTGGTCCACACCGGCATGATCCCTGACGTCGAGGCCGCGATGCGGGCCTACGCCGATCGGTTCGTCGAGCCCGACAGCCTGGGCGATATCCTTGCCCGCCACGGCAAGCGCCTGGCGGTGCTCACCACCGCGTCGGGCGGCACGACGCGGATGCTCAATCCGCGCGTCGCAACCAATGGTGGCCTCAGCCTCTGCCTTCGCGATTGGGAGAGCTCCCGCCCGCGACCCGAGGCCTGCGCCATCCATGATCGCTTCGGCCCCCCGCCCGGGATCGACCTGCCCGCGACGGCGCTGACCGAACGGCTGGGCGACATCTTCGTTGACTATGTCCTGCCAGAGATCGCCCCCGACGTGGCGATCCTGTGGTTCGGCGATCCCGACTACACGTTCCACTATGCGGGCCTCGGCTCTCCCCGCTCGATCACCGCCATGCAGGCCGTCGATGCCCAACTCGCGCGGATTGTCGAGGCAGCGCCCGACAGCCGGATCGTCGTCGCCTCCGACCACGGTCACGTAAACACAGCCGAGCACCTGGCCGCGGAAGATCACTTGCGCGCTGCCGGCTTCGACCTCGCCCCAACCGCCGTCGGCCCCTCCGGCGCGGCGCTTCAGGTCGGGGGCGCGAGCGGCGACATCGCCGATCTTGCCGCATTTCTGCAGGAGCAGGACTGGTGCGGCGCGATCTTCACCAAGGACGCGCTCGCCGGAACCTTCGACCGCGCCCTGATCCTGAACGACCATCCTCGCACGCCCGATCTCCTTTACACCCTCGCCAGCACCGACGCCCCCGGCCCCCACGGGATCCCCGGCACGACGCGCTTCGTCGGATCCGAGCTGAAGGAGAAGGGCAGCACCCATGGCGGCCTGCACCGGTTCGAGACGAACACGGTGCTGGGCCTCCATGGTCCGGGCATCCGCCAGACCACCAGCGACCTGCCGTGCGGCGTCATTGATGTCGCCCCGACGATCCTCCATCTCCTCGGCCTCGACGCACCGGAAATGTCGGGCCGGGTGCTGACCGAAGCCTTCGGTCAAAGCCCGGCAGATCCGGAAGACGAGACCTTTGCCTCGAGAGCCGGAACCCTCCATCGCCGCCGCATCGGGCGTCACATCTACCTGCGGGAGTTCCGTCCGGCATGA
- a CDS encoding ABC transporter ATP-binding protein, which yields MTLVTATDLTRHFPLPRAHLFDRTRTLHALDGVSLTLSEGEALGIVGESGCGKSTLGRLVQGLDRPTSGSVVRPEGPRIRVIQTIYQNPLDSLDPRMRVGRQIIEPLVIHGIGSAADHEARLANLMAQVELPAELADRLPGQLSGGQAQRVVIARALSLAPRVLICDEPVAALDAPVARAVTALLDRLRTDRQMGLIFISHDIGTVAELCQRVAVMYLGEIVEEGPVGQVLTAPRHPYTQGLLSAIPRPDPGGRPSPPMLGGEPASPIDPTPGCRLAPRCPYAQEVCRTVTPKLRGRSHRAACHFTAHD from the coding sequence ATGACGCTGGTCACCGCCACCGATCTGACGCGACACTTCCCGCTTCCCCGCGCGCATCTGTTTGACCGGACCCGGACCCTTCACGCCCTGGACGGTGTGTCGCTGACATTAAGTGAGGGCGAGGCCCTTGGGATCGTTGGAGAATCCGGCTGCGGCAAGTCGACCCTTGGTCGGCTCGTGCAGGGGCTGGACCGGCCGACCTCCGGCTCGGTGGTCCGCCCCGAGGGGCCACGGATACGGGTCATCCAGACGATTTACCAGAACCCGCTCGACAGCCTGGACCCGCGGATGCGTGTCGGCCGCCAGATCATCGAGCCGCTGGTCATCCACGGGATCGGCAGCGCAGCGGATCACGAAGCCCGCTTGGCAAACCTGATGGCGCAGGTGGAGCTGCCGGCGGAGCTTGCCGACCGCTTGCCAGGCCAGCTCTCCGGCGGGCAGGCGCAGCGGGTTGTGATCGCGCGCGCCCTGAGCCTCGCGCCACGCGTGCTGATCTGTGATGAGCCGGTCGCGGCACTTGATGCCCCCGTCGCCCGCGCTGTCACCGCCCTGCTGGACCGCCTCAGGACGGATCGACAAATGGGCCTGATCTTCATCTCGCACGACATCGGAACCGTTGCCGAGCTCTGCCAGCGTGTCGCGGTCATGTACCTTGGCGAGATCGTCGAGGAAGGTCCGGTGGGTCAGGTCCTCACCGCCCCGCGCCACCCTTACACGCAAGGTCTGCTGTCGGCGATCCCGCGGCCCGATCCGGGCGGCCGCCCTTCCCCGCCGATGCTGGGGGGCGAACCGGCAAGCCCGATCGATCCCACCCCCGGCTGCCGCCTTGCCCCGCGCTGTCCCTACGCGCAGGAGGTCTGCCGTACCGTGACCCCAAAGCTGCGCGGCCGATCTCATCGCGCCGCCTGCCACTTTACCGCCCATGACTGA
- a CDS encoding ABC transporter permease, with translation MTRPPLTIRIAIAAIGLLILCAIFADLLAPHDYRAQNLLNRFAPPVFLGGDWAHPLGTDQLGRDLLSRLLKAAQISLGLAILGTIIGAVVGTALGLLAASLRGAVGEAVLMLVDVQAALPFMMIALAVLAFLGNSLILFVAVLGLYGWEVFARLARASALAAREQGYARAISAFGASEWHLYTRHILPNIAAILIVQITLNFPQTILVETSLSFLGLGIRPPLTSLGQILGEGRAYLLTAWWIAVLPGLVTVLATLSISLIGDWLRDEMDPSNR, from the coding sequence GTGACCCGCCCGCCCCTCACCATCCGGATCGCCATCGCGGCCATCGGCCTGCTGATCCTTTGCGCGATCTTCGCCGACCTGCTGGCGCCCCACGACTACCGGGCACAGAACCTGCTCAACCGCTTCGCCCCGCCGGTCTTTCTGGGGGGAGACTGGGCGCACCCGCTGGGCACAGACCAACTGGGTCGGGACCTGCTCTCAAGGCTTCTGAAGGCCGCTCAGATCAGCCTCGGCCTTGCCATCCTGGGCACGATCATCGGCGCCGTCGTCGGCACCGCCCTCGGCCTCCTTGCCGCCAGTCTGCGCGGAGCGGTCGGAGAAGCCGTCCTGATGCTGGTCGATGTGCAGGCCGCGCTGCCGTTCATGATGATCGCCCTCGCCGTTCTGGCCTTCCTCGGCAACAGCCTGATCCTTTTCGTCGCCGTCCTCGGCCTCTACGGCTGGGAGGTCTTCGCGCGCCTTGCCAGAGCATCCGCTCTCGCCGCGCGCGAGCAAGGCTATGCCAGGGCCATCTCCGCCTTTGGCGCCTCCGAATGGCATCTGTACACTCGCCACATCCTGCCCAACATCGCTGCGATCCTGATCGTCCAGATTACCCTGAACTTCCCCCAGACGATCCTTGTGGAGACGTCCCTCAGCTTCCTGGGCCTCGGCATCCGCCCCCCGCTCACAAGCCTGGGCCAGATACTGGGCGAAGGCCGCGCCTACCTGCTGACGGCGTGGTGGATCGCGGTGCTGCCCGGGCTTGTGACGGTGTTGGCGACGCTCTCGATCAGTCTGATCGGAGACTGGCTGAGAGATGAAATGGACCCCTCCAATCGCTGA
- a CDS encoding TetR/AcrR family transcriptional regulator gives MPRKKVFDEGEVLDAAMRVFWTEGWHGATVPALRAATGLSSSSLYNAFGDKAGLYHEAMDRYGAVFGARLRESLEDPDIRIALTGFFDRFLDQLEDPQIPPGCMTAQACFDLGGNDAPQVDDARAALERPRAALEARIAKAVEDGALRKGTDAAALADLYVVLLRGAAATHRATGDTRWARNAFRQVMDQLPIP, from the coding sequence GTGCCGCGAAAAAAGGTGTTCGACGAGGGCGAGGTGCTCGACGCGGCGATGCGCGTCTTCTGGACGGAGGGCTGGCACGGCGCGACGGTCCCGGCGCTGCGTGCGGCGACGGGCCTGAGCAGCTCCAGCCTCTACAACGCGTTCGGCGACAAGGCCGGTCTCTACCATGAAGCCATGGACCGCTATGGCGCGGTCTTCGGCGCGCGGCTGCGCGAGAGCCTTGAGGATCCCGACATCCGGATCGCTCTGACCGGTTTCTTCGACCGGTTCCTGGATCAACTCGAGGATCCGCAGATCCCGCCGGGCTGCATGACCGCGCAGGCCTGTTTCGATCTGGGCGGAAACGACGCGCCTCAGGTCGACGACGCGCGCGCGGCGCTGGAACGGCCGCGAGCAGCACTCGAAGCCCGGATCGCGAAGGCGGTCGAAGACGGTGCCCTTCGCAAGGGCACGGATGCCGCGGCGCTCGCCGATCTCTACGTCGTGCTCCTGCGCGGCGCTGCCGCCACCCATCGCGCAACGGGCGACACCCGCTGGGCCCGAAACGCGTTTCGCCAGGTCATGGATCAGCTTCCGATCCCGTAG
- a CDS encoding ATP-binding cassette domain-containing protein, protein MLLSVDHLTVGFGQGPIVQDASFALAPGGTMGLVGASGSGKSVTCHAIARLLPDAADVTGRITFDGCDLLSLTARQMRPLRGGRIAMIFQNPTRALNPVHKIGRQMTEVLWLHRRLTGRAARNEAVAQLETVGIPDAARRLAAYPHELSGGMCQRVMIAMALAAQPDLLIADEPTTALDVTTQAQILHLLRQLQAEHGTALLLVTHDMGVIAEMVETVVVLDQGQVIEAGATRDIFTAPSREVTRKIVSEARSFPLPTLAPPPLLKAGP, encoded by the coding sequence ATGCTGCTTTCGGTCGATCACCTCACTGTCGGTTTCGGGCAAGGTCCCATCGTGCAGGACGCGTCCTTTGCCCTGGCTCCGGGCGGCACGATGGGCCTCGTCGGCGCGTCGGGCAGCGGCAAGTCGGTGACCTGTCACGCCATCGCCCGGCTGCTGCCCGATGCCGCTGACGTCACCGGCCGGATCACCTTCGACGGATGCGATCTGCTGTCCCTGACGGCGCGGCAGATGCGTCCCCTTCGCGGCGGACGCATCGCGATGATCTTCCAGAACCCCACGCGTGCCCTGAACCCTGTGCACAAGATCGGACGGCAGATGACGGAGGTCCTTTGGCTCCACCGTCGCCTGACCGGTCGCGCGGCGCGGAACGAGGCGGTGGCGCAGCTTGAAACGGTGGGCATCCCTGACGCGGCCCGTCGCCTCGCCGCGTATCCGCACGAGCTGTCAGGCGGCATGTGCCAGCGCGTCATGATCGCGATGGCGCTGGCGGCCCAGCCCGACCTGCTGATCGCCGATGAGCCGACCACCGCGCTCGACGTAACGACGCAGGCCCAGATCCTGCATCTGCTCAGGCAGCTTCAGGCCGAGCACGGCACGGCGCTGCTGCTCGTGACGCATGACATGGGCGTCATCGCGGAAATGGTGGAGACGGTCGTGGTTCTCGATCAGGGACAGGTGATCGAGGCGGGCGCGACCCGGGATATCTTCACCGCACCGAGCCGGGAGGTGACCCGAAAGATCGTCTCGGAAGCGCGAAGCTTTCCGCTACCCACGCTCGCCCCGCCGCCTCTTTTAAAGGCCGGCCCATGA
- a CDS encoding ABC transporter substrate-binding protein has translation MLRHLLLSGTGAAVLLTALPAIAQDATDIDIAVNRLARSLDPADRTGNVDVRVYYSIYDTLIRRNFRDVPEVGVTLEPGLAESWTRPEPNVLEVTLRQGVTCHDGTPFNAEDVLFTFSPERLWGEDSFYSAGRIYFGHLESVEAVDDYTVRFTTTVADPIFEARLSSYTAFLVCDEAWTALADDRPFAEWMEAATEQMNWAPVGTGPYAAAGYRNNDFIRLERHDAYWGDAPAAASITFREVPEVAARVAGVVSGEYDMAVDIPTDQMGVVEQYDDIKSASVVLDNSHVLVFSQADPVLASRELRQALSYAIDRDLLRQALWNDENYTPNGHQLASFGDMYEADREGFTFDLERAQELVAASGYDGSPISFRLIPDYYLNGQEAAQILQEMWRAAGITVELEFVENFTAVRDEGAQIYAWSNTYRLPDPTGAIMANWGPDAAIQTRYGFFTPPEEFNTLAGEMFTTSDVAERKAKFQRMLDIFEDEAPMTILYNPVVTFIMRDDIEWTPYSLFFMDFRADNFQIGSDS, from the coding sequence ATGCTCAGACATCTCCTTCTCTCCGGAACCGGCGCCGCCGTGCTGTTGACCGCCCTTCCCGCGATTGCCCAGGACGCGACGGACATCGACATCGCGGTCAACCGCCTGGCTCGCAGCCTCGACCCGGCTGACCGAACCGGTAACGTGGACGTCCGCGTCTACTACTCGATCTACGACACGCTGATCCGCCGAAACTTCCGCGACGTGCCTGAGGTTGGCGTCACGCTCGAACCCGGCCTCGCCGAAAGCTGGACGCGCCCGGAACCGAATGTCCTGGAGGTCACGTTGCGCCAGGGGGTCACCTGCCACGACGGCACGCCGTTCAATGCGGAAGACGTCCTCTTCACCTTCTCGCCCGAGCGGCTCTGGGGTGAGGACAGCTTCTATTCCGCAGGCCGGATCTACTTTGGCCATCTCGAAAGCGTCGAGGCCGTGGATGACTACACCGTCCGCTTCACCACCACCGTCGCCGATCCGATTTTCGAAGCACGGCTGAGCTCCTATACGGCCTTCCTGGTCTGCGATGAGGCCTGGACCGCGCTGGCCGACGACCGCCCCTTCGCCGAGTGGATGGAGGCGGCAACCGAGCAGATGAATTGGGCACCTGTCGGCACAGGTCCCTACGCCGCCGCCGGGTACCGCAACAACGATTTCATCCGACTGGAGCGCCACGATGCCTACTGGGGCGATGCCCCCGCCGCGGCGTCCATCACGTTCCGCGAGGTACCCGAGGTTGCCGCGCGCGTCGCCGGTGTCGTCAGCGGCGAGTACGACATGGCGGTCGATATCCCGACAGATCAGATGGGCGTCGTGGAGCAGTATGACGACATCAAGTCGGCTTCGGTCGTGCTCGACAACTCCCACGTGCTTGTTTTCAGCCAGGCCGACCCGGTACTCGCGTCCAGGGAGCTGCGGCAGGCGCTCAGCTACGCAATCGATCGCGATCTGCTGCGGCAGGCTCTGTGGAACGACGAGAACTACACCCCGAACGGCCATCAGCTGGCCTCCTTCGGGGATATGTATGAGGCGGATCGCGAAGGTTTCACCTTCGACCTCGAGCGGGCGCAGGAGCTTGTCGCGGCCTCGGGCTACGACGGCAGCCCGATCTCGTTCCGTCTGATCCCAGACTACTACCTGAACGGTCAGGAAGCGGCCCAGATTCTGCAGGAGATGTGGCGCGCTGCCGGCATTACCGTCGAATTGGAGTTCGTCGAGAACTTCACCGCCGTCCGCGATGAGGGCGCGCAGATCTACGCGTGGTCCAATACCTATCGCCTGCCCGACCCGACCGGCGCGATCATGGCCAACTGGGGTCCGGATGCCGCGATCCAGACCCGCTACGGCTTCTTCACGCCGCCCGAGGAATTCAACACGCTGGCGGGCGAGATGTTCACGACCTCCGACGTGGCCGAGCGCAAGGCGAAGTTCCAGCGGATGCTCGATATCTTCGAGGATGAGGCCCCGATGACGATCCTCTACAACCCGGTCGTCACCTTCATCATGCGCGACGACATCGAGTGGACGCCCTACAGCCTATTCTTCATGGATTTCCGGGCCGACAACTTCCAGATCGGCAGCGACAGCTGA
- a CDS encoding IS3 family transposase (programmed frameshift): MARKRHSDEDILKLLREIELKLTAGDDVATACRGVGISDATYYNWRKRFGGMGRSQLSEMKSLEKENARLKKIVAELELDKLILKESEPPKAQGLTTEELRQAVLHTRQKLATSERRTCRVIGLARSSLQYQPTQRDDDALRLALIRLAKQYGRYGYRKITELLHMEGWRVNHKKVERLWREEGLQLPQRHKKRKRLYHKGSSIIRLRPTHPNHVWAIDFVHDKLSNGRSYKMLTVLDEFTRQALAVVVRTKMGADEVLEALYPLLLRHGSPEYIRSDNGPEFAAEAMQGWLRRVGIKPIRIYPGSPWENGYNERFNGTLRREVLNAEWFTTTKQAQIVINHWLRQYNHTRPHQALNMRPPVPETILEKPLISGPDTGG, encoded by the exons ATGGCGAGGAAGCGACATTCAGACGAAGACATCTTGAAGCTGCTGCGTGAGATCGAGCTGAAGCTGACGGCGGGCGATGACGTGGCCACTGCATGCCGCGGCGTCGGGATCAGCGACGCGACATACTACAACTGGCGGAAACGGTTTGGCGGGATGGGCCGGTCGCAGCTGTCGGAGATGAAGAGTTTGGAGAAAGAGAACGCCCGACTGAAGAAGATCGTCGCCGAGCTCGAACTGGACAAGCTCATACTCAAGGAAAGC GAACCACCTAAAGCCCAGGGCCTGACCACAGAGGAGCTTCGTCAGGCCGTCCTTCACACACGCCAGAAGCTTGCCACGTCTGAGCGGCGGACCTGCCGGGTGATTGGCCTGGCGCGGAGCTCCCTGCAATATCAGCCAACACAGAGAGACGATGATGCGCTACGGTTGGCTCTGATCCGGTTGGCGAAGCAGTACGGGCGATATGGCTACCGCAAGATCACGGAGCTGCTTCACATGGAAGGCTGGCGGGTCAATCACAAGAAGGTCGAGCGGCTCTGGCGTGAGGAAGGATTGCAGCTTCCGCAGCGGCACAAAAAGCGCAAGCGGCTCTACCACAAGGGCAGCTCGATCATCCGGCTTCGGCCCACGCACCCGAACCATGTTTGGGCAATAGACTTCGTGCATGACAAGCTCAGCAATGGGCGCAGTTACAAGATGCTGACGGTTCTCGACGAGTTCACGCGGCAGGCCTTGGCTGTTGTGGTCCGCACCAAGATGGGTGCCGACGAAGTTCTCGAAGCACTCTATCCGCTCCTGCTGCGCCACGGTTCCCCGGAGTATATCCGGTCCGATAACGGACCCGAGTTCGCAGCAGAGGCGATGCAGGGCTGGCTTCGGCGTGTTGGGATCAAGCCCATCCGCATCTACCCAGGATCACCCTGGGAGAACGGATACAACGAGCGCTTCAATGGGACATTACGGCGAGAGGTTCTCAATGCGGAGTGGTTCACGACGACCAAGCAAGCTCAGATCGTCATCAATCACTGGCTCAGGCAGTACAATCACACCCGACCGCATCAGGCACTCAACATGCGCCCACCCGTTCCTGAAACAATATTAGAGAAACCCCTGATCAGTGGCCCAGACACAGGGGGCTAG
- a CDS encoding MurR/RpiR family transcriptional regulator, translating to MLQPLRDLIADNADKLTGVDTRLLEVLSDDPVRAAMENGREVSARAGVHPASAVRLAKRLGFGGYPEFKAFLRDSLIRGGEDFADPSARMAARLTKSQGEGLLAAAIESEVNALRQLGETLSDDDIREVARVLRSARRIFVFARGHGAALAQLMTLRLTRSGYDAVDLADAGILLPERLAQMTQDDVLCLFSFRQPRRQTEDLMAEAAEMGARTIAITDLGGGRLTVKPDLHLSASRGGAGEVQSLTVPMTIVNAIILHLAAIDEGQSMRALQRYAAVKKRFGS from the coding sequence ATGCTGCAGCCCCTGCGAGATCTCATCGCCGACAACGCAGACAAGCTGACCGGGGTCGATACCCGGCTGCTTGAGGTGCTGTCGGACGATCCGGTACGCGCCGCGATGGAGAATGGCCGGGAGGTCTCGGCGCGCGCCGGGGTGCATCCCGCGTCCGCAGTTCGACTCGCAAAGCGGTTGGGCTTCGGGGGCTACCCGGAGTTCAAGGCCTTCCTGCGCGACAGCCTCATCCGAGGCGGTGAAGACTTTGCCGATCCGAGTGCGCGCATGGCAGCGAGGTTGACGAAGAGCCAGGGCGAAGGACTGCTTGCCGCGGCCATCGAGAGCGAGGTCAACGCGTTACGGCAACTCGGCGAAACGCTGTCCGACGATGACATACGCGAGGTGGCAAGGGTTCTGCGGAGCGCCCGGCGCATCTTCGTCTTCGCCCGCGGGCATGGGGCGGCCCTCGCGCAGCTCATGACCCTGAGATTGACCCGATCCGGCTATGACGCGGTGGATCTGGCCGACGCGGGTATTCTGCTGCCGGAGCGGCTGGCCCAGATGACGCAGGACGACGTGCTGTGCCTCTTCTCGTTCCGCCAGCCGCGCCGTCAGACGGAAGACCTGATGGCCGAAGCCGCAGAGATGGGGGCAAGGACCATCGCGATCACCGATCTCGGCGGCGGGCGGCTCACGGTGAAGCCCGATCTGCATCTGTCGGCATCGCGCGGCGGGGCCGGCGAGGTCCAGTCGCTGACCGTCCCGATGACCATCGTCAACGCCATCATCCTCCATCTTGCCGCCATTGATGAGGGTCAGTCGATGCGCGCCCTCCAACGATACGCAGCCGTCAAGAAACGGTTCGGATCTTAG
- a CDS encoding MBL fold metallo-hydrolase, which translates to MNRRQFVAATAAATLAAPFVRSAAAQTAGLAGPTQATAGVIDISERVTGYTVDSVRNHSINAYFVKGPQGTVAIDTLWRIPEAREALDGFPALTGRPTEDISAILITHMHSDHYGGLETYRAASGGAPAFATRTVHRVIANDEHGFYANRIEDFGADIPANIPVPEPGLADGVPFESGGLLIEPTVLRGNEALETTLLYLPEERVLFTADFVNNRTTPVFYQGEIDNWITQLKGLRTRFPEAETIAPGHGPVGDFDELVRDEIAYLETFRSLVEDELERGGGAVTAAGTQRIKDRIVDAFPDWRTSAGVPSRNRLIELNIDWTLRGWRIEGPGAGSPAEFREG; encoded by the coding sequence ATGAACCGCCGCCAATTCGTCGCCGCTACGGCCGCCGCTACCCTTGCTGCACCGTTCGTCCGGTCGGCCGCTGCGCAAACCGCTGGGCTCGCCGGGCCGACACAGGCCACCGCGGGCGTGATCGACATCTCCGAACGGGTGACGGGCTACACGGTCGACTCCGTGCGCAACCATTCGATCAACGCCTATTTCGTGAAAGGCCCTCAGGGGACGGTCGCGATCGACACCCTGTGGCGCATCCCGGAGGCGCGGGAGGCCCTGGACGGCTTCCCGGCGCTCACCGGACGCCCCACCGAAGACATATCCGCCATCCTCATCACCCACATGCACAGCGACCATTACGGCGGGCTGGAGACATACCGCGCGGCATCCGGTGGCGCACCCGCCTTCGCGACCCGGACGGTGCATCGCGTCATCGCGAACGACGAGCACGGCTTCTATGCCAACCGGATCGAGGATTTCGGGGCCGACATTCCGGCAAATATCCCCGTGCCTGAGCCCGGCCTTGCAGACGGCGTGCCGTTCGAAAGCGGCGGTCTCCTGATCGAGCCGACGGTGCTGCGCGGCAACGAGGCGCTGGAGACGACGCTCCTCTACCTGCCCGAAGAGCGCGTGCTGTTCACGGCCGACTTCGTGAACAACCGGACCACGCCGGTCTTCTACCAGGGTGAGATCGACAACTGGATCACCCAGCTCAAGGGCCTGCGTACGCGCTTTCCGGAAGCGGAGACCATCGCACCGGGCCACGGGCCGGTCGGCGACTTCGACGAACTGGTCCGCGACGAGATCGCCTATCTGGAGACCTTCAGGTCTCTCGTGGAGGATGAACTGGAGCGCGGCGGAGGTGCTGTCACCGCTGCGGGTACGCAACGCATCAAGGACCGGATCGTCGACGCCTTCCCGGACTGGCGCACCTCGGCCGGCGTGCCGAGCCGGAACCGGCTGATCGAACTCAACATCGACTGGACCCTGCGCGGCTGGCGGATCGAAGGACCGGGCGCCGGTAGCCCGGCCGAGTTCAGGGAGGGGTGA
- a CDS encoding ABC transporter permease — MIRLAAIKLLRAVLTVWIVVTLAFVVLSVTGNPAETLAGPEAPAAVIEAYEERFGLNRPLGERYLSYLSSLAQGDFGISYADRRPAADIITEALPATLQLALVALAFAIVTGITFGFIAALYRNSAIDRGIMTLAVLGYATPNFFLGIVLIILFAMVWRVLPSSGHGTWAHLVLPALTLGTHNAATIARFTRSAVLEVLNQPYMIAARARGVPALRLMRAHVWPNAAIPVVTILGFRFGDVIVGTIVVETVFAWPGLGRVLVSAVSDRDLAVVLAFLILSACVMITVNLIVDLTYGLLDPRVRALQTRRT, encoded by the coding sequence ATGATCCGCCTTGCCGCCATCAAGCTCCTCCGCGCGGTGCTTACCGTCTGGATCGTCGTGACGCTGGCCTTCGTCGTTCTCTCCGTCACGGGCAATCCGGCCGAAACCCTCGCCGGTCCCGAAGCGCCCGCCGCGGTGATCGAAGCCTACGAAGAGCGGTTCGGCCTCAATCGCCCCTTGGGAGAACGTTACCTCAGTTATCTCAGCAGCCTCGCCCAAGGCGATTTCGGCATTTCCTATGCGGACCGCCGCCCCGCCGCCGACATCATTACGGAAGCGCTCCCCGCCACCCTGCAGCTGGCGCTCGTGGCCCTCGCCTTCGCGATCGTCACCGGGATCACCTTCGGGTTCATCGCCGCGCTCTACCGCAACTCGGCCATCGACCGCGGCATCATGACCCTCGCCGTCCTCGGCTATGCGACACCGAATTTCTTCCTCGGCATCGTGCTCATCATCCTCTTCGCCATGGTATGGCGGGTCCTGCCATCGAGTGGGCATGGCACGTGGGCGCACCTCGTCCTGCCCGCGTTGACGCTCGGCACACATAACGCCGCGACCATCGCCCGCTTTACCCGATCCGCGGTGCTCGAGGTGTTGAACCAGCCCTACATGATCGCGGCACGGGCACGTGGCGTGCCTGCCCTGCGGCTCATGCGGGCGCATGTCTGGCCCAATGCCGCGATCCCGGTGGTCACCATCCTCGGCTTCCGCTTCGGAGACGTCATCGTCGGGACAATCGTCGTCGAAACCGTCTTCGCCTGGCCCGGCCTCGGCCGCGTGCTGGTCAGCGCCGTATCCGATCGGGACCTCGCGGTCGTGCTGGCCTTCCTGATCCTGAGCGCCTGCGTGATGATCACCGTGAACCTGATTGTCGACCTGACCTATGGTCTGCTCGACCCGCGGGTCCGAGCGCTGCAGACGAGGCGCACGTGA